The Mycolicibacterium hassiacum DSM 44199 genome includes a window with the following:
- a CDS encoding amidohydrolase family protein — protein sequence MHFKPGSIDVHTHAIDPDLPDLGARYPDDRWPAVLRHTETAATLTFGGAPYRRIDHRCWSAAARIADMDRAGVALQVLSPIPVTFCYQAGPAGAEELARAQNDFLARVVGDHPDRFAALAALPMQDPDRAVEELRRCMRQPGFLGAEIGTQVAGVELSDERFDRFFAVAAELDALVLVHPVDQDLPARVTEAGIGFGAGMPTETGTAAALLLISGALRRRPPVRICLCHGGGTLPALIGRLDKGACLAGVPADSPDLPSRQAARLWADSLTYHPAALRAAIEVFGQDHIVLGTDYPFPAMPEPLDALVAELPQRQRDRVCRINMEETYGTLPGAGHHALPLARRH from the coding sequence ATGCACTTCAAACCCGGTTCGATCGATGTGCACACCCACGCCATCGACCCCGACCTGCCCGACCTCGGGGCGCGCTATCCCGACGACCGGTGGCCGGCGGTGCTCCGCCACACCGAGACGGCGGCGACGCTCACCTTCGGTGGTGCGCCCTACCGGCGGATCGACCACCGCTGTTGGTCGGCCGCCGCCCGCATCGCGGACATGGACCGGGCCGGCGTAGCGCTGCAGGTGCTATCCCCGATCCCGGTGACGTTCTGCTACCAGGCCGGGCCGGCCGGTGCCGAGGAACTCGCGCGGGCCCAGAACGATTTCCTCGCGCGGGTGGTCGGCGACCATCCGGATCGCTTCGCCGCCCTGGCCGCACTGCCGATGCAGGATCCGGATCGTGCGGTCGAGGAGTTGCGCCGCTGTATGCGGCAACCGGGATTCCTCGGCGCCGAGATCGGCACCCAGGTCGCCGGCGTCGAACTGTCGGATGAGCGATTCGACCGATTCTTCGCCGTCGCAGCCGAACTCGACGCACTGGTGCTGGTGCACCCGGTCGATCAGGACCTGCCCGCCCGGGTCACCGAGGCGGGTATCGGATTCGGCGCCGGCATGCCGACCGAGACCGGTACCGCGGCGGCACTGCTGCTGATCAGCGGTGCGCTGCGGCGCCGCCCGCCGGTGCGGATCTGCCTGTGCCACGGCGGTGGAACGCTGCCCGCACTCATCGGACGACTGGACAAGGGGGCGTGCCTGGCCGGAGTGCCCGCCGACTCGCCGGACCTGCCGAGTCGGCAGGCGGCCCGGCTGTGGGCGGACTCGCTCACCTACCACCCCGCTGCGCTGCGCGCCGCGATCGAGGTGTTCGGACAGGACCACATCGTGCTGGGCACCGATTACCCCTTCCCGGCGATGCCCGAACCGCTGGACGCCCTCGTCGCCGAACTGCCGCAACGCCAGCGGGATCGAGTTTGCCGAATCAACATGGAGGAAACCTATGGCACACTTCCTGGGGCTGGGCATCACGCACTACCCCTTGCTCGCCGGCACTGA
- a CDS encoding FadR/GntR family transcriptional regulator, which produces MPGRDRPARSSRAERVAADIEREIINARLPVGAHLGRRSELMDRFGISPTVMNETLRILRDRELIKVKPGPGGGITVASAPPQVRLGALDLWFLPSNPHPLDLIEARLYLEFGLTKAAFERATRDDISAMREAMARMRASTDAREFFDAVLAFHGVVAAAAHIPVLEGMHKTVITSIRAVLSRVVFVRDHQPLLAHSLDVHDDIVAAIAVRDQRAFIDALNRHDQDLFGADDPDRTTDSPRRP; this is translated from the coding sequence GTGCCAGGTCGCGATCGTCCAGCGCGGTCGTCACGGGCCGAGCGTGTCGCCGCCGACATCGAACGCGAGATCATCAACGCGCGCCTGCCCGTCGGTGCCCATCTCGGGCGGCGCAGCGAACTGATGGACCGGTTCGGCATCAGCCCGACCGTGATGAACGAGACCCTGCGCATCCTGCGCGACCGCGAGCTGATCAAGGTCAAGCCCGGCCCCGGCGGCGGGATCACGGTCGCCAGCGCACCGCCGCAGGTCCGGCTCGGCGCCCTCGACCTGTGGTTCCTGCCCTCGAACCCGCATCCGCTCGACCTCATCGAGGCGCGGCTGTACCTGGAGTTCGGGCTGACCAAGGCGGCGTTCGAGCGGGCCACCCGCGACGACATCTCGGCGATGCGGGAGGCCATGGCCCGGATGCGGGCCAGTACCGACGCTCGCGAGTTCTTCGACGCCGTGCTGGCTTTCCACGGGGTGGTGGCCGCGGCGGCACACATCCCCGTGTTGGAGGGGATGCACAAGACGGTCATCACGAGCATCCGGGCGGTGCTGAGCCGGGTGGTGTTCGTCCGCGATCACCAACCCCTGCTGGCGCACAGCCTCGATGTGCACGACGACATCGTGGCGGCGATCGCCGTGCGCGACCAGCGCGCCTTCATCGACGCGCTGAACCGCCACGACCAGGACCTGTTCGGTGCGGACGACCCGGACCGCACCACGGACTCACCCCGGCGGCCGTGA
- a CDS encoding acyl-CoA dehydrogenase family protein, giving the protein MFTSQQQEFATAVAEFCQKHCATAEQRAQLTDGGRLSNSPTLLKKFAELGWLGVSLPAEYGGGGAGMVEECIFLEETSRGLAPIHAYGTGLTAAQAYLRHGTEDQKKRILGNLCAGNFEAIALSEPGAGSDLAGVATRAVRDGDRFIVNGQKTWITAAHLADHLLVLTRTDPNAGRHEGLTLMYVPTDSPGLEIRPIRTMDGHTVNDVFFTDVEVPVDNVVGGIGDAWHRLMRGLNVERLIIAAMSLGAARRSLEDTIDYVRTREQFGKPLSAFQAVRHTIADLATEIEHCRAYVYHVARQIDAGLEERLAREGSMAKLKCTEVAKQAALTGLQLMGGNGYTVEFGMEMQVRKALAPPIYGGANAIQREIIGKSYGL; this is encoded by the coding sequence GTGTTCACCAGCCAACAACAGGAGTTCGCCACGGCGGTGGCGGAGTTCTGCCAGAAGCACTGCGCCACCGCCGAGCAGCGGGCGCAACTGACCGACGGCGGGCGCCTGTCGAACAGTCCCACACTGCTGAAGAAGTTCGCCGAACTCGGCTGGCTCGGCGTGTCACTGCCGGCCGAGTACGGCGGCGGCGGGGCCGGGATGGTCGAGGAATGCATCTTCCTCGAGGAGACCAGCCGCGGACTGGCCCCCATCCACGCCTACGGAACCGGCCTGACCGCCGCGCAGGCCTATCTGCGGCACGGCACCGAGGACCAGAAGAAGCGGATCCTGGGCAACCTGTGCGCCGGTAATTTCGAGGCCATCGCGCTGTCGGAGCCGGGGGCCGGTTCGGACCTGGCGGGTGTGGCCACCCGGGCGGTCCGCGACGGCGACCGCTTCATCGTCAACGGCCAGAAGACCTGGATCACCGCCGCACATCTGGCCGACCACCTGCTGGTCCTCACGCGCACCGACCCGAACGCGGGCCGGCACGAGGGCCTGACGTTGATGTACGTGCCCACCGACAGCCCCGGGCTCGAGATCCGGCCGATCCGGACGATGGACGGCCACACCGTCAACGACGTGTTCTTCACCGACGTCGAGGTCCCGGTGGACAACGTCGTCGGCGGCATCGGCGACGCCTGGCACCGGCTGATGCGCGGCCTGAACGTCGAGCGGCTGATCATCGCGGCGATGTCCCTCGGCGCGGCCCGCCGTTCGCTGGAGGACACCATCGACTACGTCCGCACCCGTGAGCAGTTCGGCAAGCCGCTCAGCGCATTCCAGGCGGTGCGGCACACGATCGCCGACCTCGCCACCGAGATCGAGCACTGCCGCGCCTACGTCTACCACGTCGCCCGGCAGATCGACGCCGGGCTGGAGGAGCGCCTCGCCCGGGAGGGTTCCATGGCCAAGCTCAAGTGCACCGAGGTTGCCAAACAGGCGGCCCTGACCGGGCTGCAGCTGATGGGCGGCAACGGCTACACCGTCGAGTTCGGCATGGAGATGCAGGTGCGCAAGGCGCTGGCCCCGCCGATCTACGGCGGCGCGAACGCGATCCAGCGCGAGATCATCGGCAAGAGTTACGGACTCTAG
- a CDS encoding aromatic ring-hydroxylating oxygenase subunit alpha translates to MTIDVTNPTTARAGVATSPMVVEDRANHTFRVHRAAMTSEAVYRAEIERVFGRSWLYLGHESEIPNPGDFVRRPLAGRPVFMVRSVTTGQINVFHNSCTHRGALVCRQDSGNAKVFSCFYHAWSFDTDGRLRGVPDREAYASGLNFDELGLAKVPRVESYRGFVFASFDPDIVDLPTYLAGAKDYLDLVIDGCGGEAEITRGTNEYSFAANWKLLVENSVDGYHAQSTHDTYFKYLVSLGTDLQGGVDGRAITLGNGHAVIQYTAPWGRPVAKWEPLFGEDAREEIARIRADLVHRYGDERARLIAETNRNLLIYPNLIVNDIMAVTVRTLYPAGPDRVDVTAWQLAPRNELRGLRDRRTDSFLTFLGPGGFATPDDIEALESCQQGFAGGGVEWNDISRGMGRGPMANDEEQMREFWRRWQQQMGTAADLENVR, encoded by the coding sequence ATGACCATCGATGTGACTAACCCGACGACCGCCCGGGCCGGCGTCGCGACCTCGCCGATGGTGGTCGAGGACCGCGCCAACCACACCTTCCGGGTGCACCGTGCCGCCATGACCTCCGAGGCGGTCTACCGCGCCGAGATCGAGCGGGTGTTCGGCCGCTCGTGGCTGTATCTCGGGCACGAATCCGAGATCCCCAACCCGGGGGACTTCGTGCGGCGTCCGTTGGCCGGGCGGCCGGTCTTCATGGTGCGTAGCGTCACGACCGGGCAGATCAACGTCTTCCACAACTCGTGCACGCACCGCGGTGCCCTGGTGTGCCGCCAGGACTCCGGCAACGCCAAGGTGTTTTCCTGCTTCTACCACGCCTGGTCGTTCGACACCGATGGCCGGTTGCGCGGCGTGCCGGACCGCGAGGCCTACGCCAGCGGGCTGAACTTCGACGAGCTCGGCCTGGCCAAGGTGCCCCGTGTCGAGTCCTACCGCGGTTTCGTCTTCGCCAGCTTCGATCCCGACATCGTCGACCTGCCGACCTACCTGGCCGGCGCCAAGGACTACCTCGACCTGGTCATCGACGGCTGCGGGGGAGAGGCCGAAATCACCAGGGGCACCAACGAGTACAGCTTCGCCGCCAACTGGAAACTGCTCGTGGAGAACAGCGTCGACGGCTACCACGCGCAGTCGACGCACGACACCTACTTCAAGTACCTCGTCTCGCTCGGCACCGACCTGCAGGGCGGGGTCGACGGCCGGGCCATCACCCTCGGCAACGGTCACGCGGTCATCCAGTACACCGCCCCGTGGGGGCGGCCGGTGGCCAAGTGGGAGCCGCTGTTCGGCGAGGACGCCCGTGAGGAGATCGCCCGCATCCGGGCCGACCTGGTGCACCGCTACGGCGACGAACGGGCGCGGCTGATCGCCGAGACGAACCGGAACCTGTTGATCTACCCGAACCTGATCGTCAACGACATCATGGCCGTCACCGTGCGCACGCTCTACCCGGCCGGACCGGACCGCGTCGACGTCACGGCCTGGCAGCTCGCACCGCGCAACGAACTGCGCGGCCTGCGCGACCGGCGGACCGACAGCTTCCTGACCTTCCTCGGGCCGGGCGGATTCGCCACGCCGGACGACATCGAGGCGCTCGAGTCCTGCCAGCAGGGATTCGCCGGTGGCGGCGTGGAGTGGAACGACATCTCCCGCGGCATGGGCCGCGGACCGATGGCCAACGACGAGGAGCAGATGCGCGAGTTCTGGCGGCGCTGGCAGCAACAGATGGGAACCGCAGCGGACCTGGAGAATGTGCGATGA
- a CDS encoding alpha/beta fold hydrolase, translating to MTTQTAPAQSPARRTITAGGIATAYLEAGTGAPVLMLHGSGPGVSALANWQNNIPTLAQRFRVLAPDIVGFGATERPADIIYSLRTWTDHVWAFLDAHEIDRVAVVGNSLGGRIALQMATDHPDRISRMVLMGAPGVGMVPTDGLKALRAYQPSREAMRDLLRNYFAVDPELITDELVETRYAASIADGAHETYRAMFFDPKHAGSQLGITEDEVRAIATPTLLVHGREDKVVPLSVSITMLDLLPNADLHVFSRCGHWTQIERGAEFSALVSDFLSGN from the coding sequence ATGACGACCCAGACCGCGCCGGCCCAGAGTCCGGCGAGAAGAACCATCACGGCCGGTGGCATCGCCACCGCCTATCTGGAGGCCGGCACCGGTGCGCCGGTGCTGATGCTGCACGGATCGGGGCCCGGGGTGTCCGCACTGGCCAACTGGCAGAACAACATTCCCACGCTGGCGCAGCGGTTCCGCGTCCTGGCACCGGACATCGTCGGGTTCGGCGCCACCGAGCGGCCCGCCGACATCATCTACTCGCTGCGCACCTGGACCGACCACGTGTGGGCCTTCCTGGACGCCCACGAAATCGATCGGGTTGCGGTGGTGGGCAACTCGCTGGGCGGTCGGATCGCCCTGCAGATGGCCACCGATCATCCGGACCGCATCTCGCGAATGGTGCTGATGGGTGCCCCGGGGGTGGGCATGGTGCCGACCGACGGGCTCAAGGCGCTGCGCGCCTACCAGCCCTCGCGGGAGGCGATGCGGGATCTGCTGCGCAACTACTTCGCGGTGGACCCCGAGCTGATCACCGACGAACTGGTGGAGACCCGGTATGCCGCGAGCATCGCCGACGGGGCCCACGAGACCTACCGGGCGATGTTCTTCGACCCCAAACACGCCGGGTCGCAACTGGGCATCACCGAGGACGAGGTGCGCGCCATCGCGACACCGACCCTGCTGGTGCACGGCCGCGAGGACAAGGTGGTGCCGCTGAGCGTGTCGATCACCATGCTGGACCTGCTGCCCAACGCCGACCTGCACGTGTTCAGTCGGTGCGGGCACTGGACCCAGATCGAACGCGGCGCGGAGTTCTCGGCGCTGGTGTCGGATTTCCTTTCCGGGAACTGA
- a CDS encoding DODA-type extradiol aromatic ring-opening family dioxygenase — MAHFLGLGITHYPLLAGTDEHMASLLRWTLQDPDIPAAAKDPANWPESMRAEWGDDAGVAAAAHHRKQLVEALARCREALDEFGPDVVVVWGDDQYENFREEVIPPFCVLAYGDVEVDPFEVMRDRGSPNAWGLADDTRITLHGVPEQARRLADRLIDLGFDIAYSYQHRLNAPFPHAITNTQLFLDYPHAGRNFPYPLIPITVNCYGQHAIARRGGLARFAEIAQEQPDPVGPSPKRCFELGKAVAQAFSDTDLRVALIASSSWSHAFLTDKTWHIVPDTEADLRLYELFKAGDWERWNQTTTADIVDSGQHEMLNWFCLTGAVAEAGLRLEWSDLILTDVFNSNKCFAVFKEEIPQ, encoded by the coding sequence ATGGCACACTTCCTGGGGCTGGGCATCACGCACTACCCCTTGCTCGCCGGCACTGACGAGCACATGGCCAGCCTGCTGCGGTGGACACTGCAGGATCCCGACATCCCGGCCGCGGCCAAGGACCCGGCCAACTGGCCGGAGTCCATGCGCGCGGAATGGGGTGACGACGCCGGGGTCGCAGCCGCGGCACATCACCGAAAGCAGTTGGTGGAAGCCCTCGCCCGGTGCCGGGAGGCGCTGGACGAATTCGGGCCGGACGTGGTGGTGGTCTGGGGTGACGATCAGTACGAGAACTTCCGCGAGGAGGTCATCCCGCCGTTCTGCGTGCTGGCCTACGGCGACGTCGAGGTCGACCCCTTCGAGGTGATGCGCGACCGGGGCAGCCCCAACGCCTGGGGCCTGGCCGACGACACCAGGATCACCCTGCACGGCGTCCCCGAGCAGGCCCGCCGACTTGCCGACCGGCTGATCGACCTCGGCTTCGACATCGCCTACTCCTACCAGCACCGGTTGAATGCGCCGTTCCCGCACGCGATCACCAACACCCAGCTGTTTCTGGACTATCCGCATGCGGGCCGGAACTTCCCGTACCCGCTGATCCCGATCACGGTGAACTGCTACGGCCAGCACGCGATCGCCCGCCGCGGCGGGCTGGCCCGGTTCGCCGAGATCGCCCAGGAGCAGCCGGACCCGGTGGGACCGTCGCCGAAGCGCTGCTTCGAACTCGGAAAGGCGGTGGCACAGGCCTTCTCGGATACCGATCTGCGTGTCGCGCTGATCGCCTCGTCGAGCTGGTCGCATGCCTTCCTGACCGACAAGACCTGGCACATCGTCCCGGACACCGAGGCCGACCTGCGCCTGTACGAGCTGTTCAAGGCCGGTGACTGGGAGCGCTGGAACCAGACGACCACCGCCGACATCGTCGATTCCGGCCAGCACGAGATGCTCAACTGGTTCTGCCTGACCGGGGCGGTCGCCGAAGCCGGCCTTCGGCTGGAGTGGTCGGACCTGATCCTCACCGATGTTTTCAACTCCAACAAGTGCTTTGCCGTGTTCAAGGAGGAAATCCCGCAATGA
- a CDS encoding AMP-binding protein: MSESTPPTVALRAARDLLVEHREDFESAVAQFDWPSISGPFNWAVDWFDRIARGNRRLALRIVGDDGTDERYTFAELADRSDRLATWLSGNGVRRGDRVMLMLGNQVELWESMLAVMKLGAVILPATTALGPKDLADRLARGNVAHVITNSTETAKFADIAGEFGRIAIGAPVAGWLSYRDAENVTDHRPLRTCTQADDPLLVYFTSGTTSKPKLVQHTQRSYPVGHLTTMYFIGLRPGDVHLNISSPGWAKHAWSSFFAPWLAEATIVAYNYTRFDAARFLRLLDHLDVTTLCAPPTVWRMLIQANLGDKPAKLREAMGAGEPLNPEVITQVAERWGITIRDGFGQTETTALIGNTPGAPVKPGSMGRPLPGVRVALVDPVTGQEGDDGEICLPLSDGRPVNLMTGYLGADELNEKVSGDGYYHTGDIATRDADGYITYVGRTDDVFKASDYKISPFELESVLIEHPAVVEAAVVPAPDPVRLAVPKAYITLTEGWAADRATADSIFAHARQNLAPYQRIRRIEFMELPKTISGKIRRVELRERERTGVPSDAEWRESS, from the coding sequence ATGTCCGAATCCACCCCGCCCACGGTTGCGCTACGCGCGGCCCGCGATCTACTCGTCGAGCACCGTGAGGATTTCGAATCCGCTGTGGCTCAGTTCGATTGGCCGTCGATCAGCGGACCCTTCAACTGGGCCGTCGACTGGTTCGACCGGATCGCACGGGGCAATCGGCGCCTGGCGCTGCGCATCGTCGGCGACGACGGCACCGACGAGCGCTACACGTTCGCCGAGCTGGCCGACCGCAGCGACCGGCTGGCGACCTGGCTGTCCGGCAACGGTGTGCGCCGCGGCGACCGGGTAATGCTGATGCTCGGCAATCAGGTCGAACTCTGGGAGTCGATGCTTGCGGTGATGAAGCTCGGTGCGGTCATCCTGCCCGCCACCACCGCACTCGGCCCCAAGGACCTCGCCGACCGTCTCGCCCGCGGCAACGTCGCCCACGTGATCACCAACAGCACCGAGACGGCGAAGTTCGCCGACATCGCCGGGGAGTTCGGGCGGATCGCGATCGGGGCCCCCGTCGCCGGATGGCTGTCCTACCGCGACGCCGAGAACGTCACCGATCACCGCCCGTTGCGCACCTGCACCCAGGCCGACGACCCGCTGCTGGTCTACTTCACCTCGGGGACCACCAGCAAACCGAAGCTGGTGCAGCACACCCAGCGTTCCTATCCCGTCGGGCATCTGACCACCATGTACTTCATCGGGCTGCGGCCCGGTGATGTGCACCTGAACATCAGCTCGCCCGGATGGGCCAAGCATGCCTGGAGCTCGTTCTTCGCCCCGTGGCTGGCGGAGGCCACGATCGTCGCCTACAACTACACCCGCTTCGATGCGGCGCGTTTCCTGCGGTTGCTCGACCACCTCGACGTCACGACGCTGTGCGCGCCGCCGACGGTGTGGCGGATGTTGATTCAGGCCAACCTCGGCGACAAACCGGCCAAGCTGCGCGAAGCGATGGGCGCCGGCGAACCGTTGAATCCCGAGGTGATCACCCAGGTCGCCGAGCGATGGGGCATCACCATCCGCGACGGTTTCGGGCAGACCGAGACCACCGCGTTGATCGGCAACACCCCGGGCGCCCCGGTCAAGCCCGGCTCGATGGGCCGCCCGCTGCCCGGGGTCCGGGTCGCGCTGGTCGACCCCGTCACCGGTCAGGAGGGCGACGACGGCGAGATCTGTCTGCCCCTGTCCGACGGCCGACCGGTGAACCTGATGACCGGATACCTCGGCGCCGACGAACTCAACGAGAAGGTGAGCGGTGACGGCTACTACCACACCGGGGACATCGCCACCCGCGACGCCGACGGCTACATCACCTATGTCGGCCGCACCGACGACGTGTTCAAGGCCTCCGACTACAAGATCTCGCCGTTCGAGCTCGAAAGCGTCCTGATCGAGCATCCGGCGGTGGTCGAGGCGGCGGTCGTGCCGGCGCCGGACCCGGTACGGCTGGCGGTCCCCAAGGCCTACATCACGCTGACGGAGGGCTGGGCGGCCGACCGCGCCACCGCCGACTCGATCTTCGCCCACGCACGCCAGAACCTCGCCCCCTACCAGCGCATCCGGCGGATCGAGTTCATGGAACTGCCCAAGACGATCTCGGGCAAGATCCGGCGCGTCGAACTGCGCGAGCGGGAGCGCACGGGCGTGCCGTCGGATGCCGAGTGGCGCGAATCGTCCTGA